The following coding sequences are from one Carassius gibelio isolate Cgi1373 ecotype wild population from Czech Republic chromosome B7, carGib1.2-hapl.c, whole genome shotgun sequence window:
- the cebpa gene encoding CCAAT/enhancer-binding protein alpha, which produces MEQANLYEVAPRPLMTSLVQSQQNAYTYKDTAGDLSEICENENSIDISAYIDPSAFNDEFLADLFHNSSKQEKFKLASGDYEYPHGANGTPGPPQMYGCLNGYMDSSKLEPIYESQARMRPVAIKKEPREEDELGHSMPPTYHHPQHHAPHLSYLQHQIAHCAQTTMHLQPGHPTPPPTPVPSPHHQHSHLPGGSMKMGDRGKSKKHIDKNSNEYRLRRERNNIAVRKSRDKAKMRNVETQHKVIELSADNERLRKRVEHLTRELETLRGIFRQLPDGSFVKAMGSCA; this is translated from the coding sequence ATGGAGCAAGCAAACCTCTACGAGGTCGCCCCACGGCCACTAATGACCAGCCTTGTACAGAGTCAGCAAAACGCCTATACCTACAAAGACACCGCTGGAGACCTGAGCGAGATCTGCGAGAACGAGAACTCCATCGACATCAGCGCCTACATCGACCCTTCAGCCTTTAACGACGAGTTCCTGGCTGACTTATTCCACAACAGCTCCAAGCAAGAAAAGTTCAAGCTGGCGAGCGGAGACTACGAGTACCCCCACGGCGCCAATGGCACACCGGGGCCACCGCAGATGTACGGCTGTCTGAACGGCTACATGGATTCCTCCAAACTAGAGCCTATCTACGAGAGCCAGGCGCGAATGAGACCCGTGGCCATCAAAAAGGAGCCCCGAGAGGAAGATGAGCTCGGCCACTCGATGCCCCCCACATACCACCACCCTCAACATCACGCGCCACATCTGTCGTACCTGCAGCACCAGATCGCGCACTGCGCGCAAACCACCATGCATCTCCAGCCGGGTCATCCCACACCTCCCCCGACGCCCGTACCCAGTCCCCATCACCAACACAGCCACCTGCCTGGGGGCTCCATGAAGATGGGCGATCGAGGGAAATCCAAGAAACACATCGACAAGAACAGCAACGAGTATCGGCTGAGGAGGGAGCGCAACAACATAGCCGTGCGCAAGAGCCGGGACAAGGCAAAAATGCGCAATGTAGAGACGCAACATAAAGTGATCGAGTTGTCGGCGGATAACGAGAGACTTCGCAAGAGGGTAGAGCACCTCACGCGAGAACTGGAGACGTTACGGGGCATCTTCAGGCAGCTTCCCGACGGCTCGTTTGTCAAAGCCATGGGCAGCTGCGCCTAA
- the cebpg gene encoding CCAAT/enhancer-binding protein gamma, whose amino-acid sequence MSKQLQQKISSTDQNGVSVIQNQPHNSALNPAGTAGLQQVPQLVPVSPGGGGKATPPSKMKKSSMDKNSDEYRQRRERNNLAVKKSRMRSKQKAQDTQQRVNELKEENERLEAKIKLLSKELSVLKDLFLEHAHNLADNVQPPASGGGPGDLCNNNNNNSGSNSSQ is encoded by the exons ATGAGCAAGCAGTTGCAACAGAAGATATCCAGCACAGATCAGAACGGCGTTAGTGTTATACAGAATCAGCCACATAATAGTGCACTGAACCCGGCGGGAACTGCAGGACTACAGCAG GTTCCTCAACTAGTTCCAGTGAGTCCAGGAGGTGGGGGTAAGGCCACACCACCCAGCAAGATGAAGAAGTCCTCTATGGATAAAAACAGCGATGAGTACCGCCAACGGAGAGAACGCAACAACCTGGCCGTAAAGAAGAGCCGCATGCGCAGCAAGCAGAAGGCACAGGACACCCAACAGCGTGTCAATGAGCTGAAGGAAGAGAATGAGAGACTGGAGGCCAAAATCAAATTGCTTAGCAAAGAATTGAGTGTGCTCAAAGACCTGTTTCTAGAGCATGCTCACAACCTCGCAGACAACGTGCAACCCCCTGCTTCTGGTGGAGGCCCCGGAGACctctgcaacaacaacaacaacaacagtggcAGTAACAGCAGCCAGTGA